CGACTCTATCTCTGGCAGACAGAGGAGGATCTCACTAACGTGGCTGAGGACCTCCCATGACGACGAAAGTAGAATCGCACCAGTGCCGTTGTTCTACTGTCGCCACGTTCGGGGAACGTACCCCTGTTCTTCGACGAGATCGGCGTAGTCTCGAAGAATCGCGATGAGTGCGAGTTCGGGAACGCCATCTTCCGCAGTCGCGACGAGGAGTTGTTCGAGTTGCTGTTCGGCTTCGACCAGTTCGGGGAGTTCGTTCTCGGTCATGGTGACGAGGACGATGATTGCGCCCTCGTCCGTCAGGGGCGCGATAAAATCAGTCGTCTAGTGCGCCAATCGAATCGAGGTGCTCCCGAACGGCTTGTACGAAGGCTCGGTAGCGTTCGAGGTCTTGGAGAGCGTTGTAGACGACATCGTGATCGATGATGTTTCCGTAGGTGTGGGACAAGACGTTCCGGAACTGAGCGCCCTGTACCATCTCTTCGGCCAGTACACCCGGAAGAACACCCATCTCACCGAGCGTTCGCATCGACGCTGGGTTAGTTTCTGGTGGCTGCCCACGCTCCTGCTTGACGATCTCTTCGGCGATATCGATAGCCGCTTCTGTCATCTTCACGAAGCGGCGCTCGACGATATCGCGAGTGTCCGAATCGT
Above is a genomic segment from Halomicrobium sp. LC1Hm containing:
- a CDS encoding DUF86 domain-containing protein, which produces MTDKGLSTDRLSRILSAVETIEESLGVLARKQRISREDYKDDSDTRDIVERRFVKMTEAAIDIAEEIVKQERGQPPETNPASMRTLGEMGVLPGVLAEEMVQGAQFRNVLSHTYGNIIDHDVVYNALQDLERYRAFVQAVREHLDSIGALDD